From the genome of Xyrauchen texanus isolate HMW12.3.18 chromosome 22, RBS_HiC_50CHRs, whole genome shotgun sequence, one region includes:
- the LOC127662074 gene encoding tRNA (adenine(58)-N(1))-methyltransferase, mitochondrial-like: MTVGLHFGFSFITRKFVRVCVICLERHNVIRVRPFISSLRSFGTDPNDSDRDNSSSDASATPASTFPQFSQRASLFGRRRPLSPLERVSQLLPEDSLSQDVWDLRDTRNTEVQNIENKTGSDVEQDSKGKEREDATSPGQVTLEQQGSFASHHVCVPAERPIFFGEALLAEYRRNRRLEFRKMFQLQKGLKLHSNWGLIPHEHMEGRPSGSVLHTSMGIPILIRRPSLEEFTLFMKRGPAIAYPKDASAMLTMMDVTEGDCVLESGSGSGAMSLFLSRAVGSKGSVLSVEIREDHHRRAVLNYQRWCSSWIIQRGEEWPDNVHFYHGDLISASPLLAGRGFNSVALDMVNPHLALPAVVPHLHSGSVCAVYQANITQVIELMEGLRCSKLPLVCERIVEVQYRDWLVAPSLKKDGTFNRRIAPREDDDEYEPSEDAEGDRTRTDPVPFGDVPYIARPHPEQTGHTAFLVKLRKILK; encoded by the exons ATGACAGTTGGACTACATTTCGGTTTCTCCTTTATAACTCGTAAATTTGTCAGAGTTTGTGTCATCTGTCTGGAGAGACATAATGTGATTCGAGTTAGACCATTTATCAGTAGTCTGAGGAGCTTTGGGACTGACCCAAATGATTCTGATAGAGACAACAGTAGCTCAGATGCATCAGCGACACCTGCCTCCACATTCCCACAGTTCTCTCAGAGAGCTTCTTTATTTGGGAGACGTCGACCTTTGTCCCCACTGGAGAGGGTCAGTCAGCTGTTACCTGAAGACAGTCTGAGTCAGGACGTTTGGGATCTGCGAGACACTAGAAACACAGAAGTGCAAAATATAGAAAACAAGACAGGAAGTGATGTGGAACAGGACAGTAAAGGGAAGGAGAGAGAGGATGCAACTTCTCCTGGACAGGTGACATTAGAACAGCAAGGCTCTTTTGCTTCACATCATGTGTGTGTCCCTGCGGAAAGGCCAATATTCTTCGGAGAGGCTCTGCTTGCTGAATACCGTCGAAATAGACGTTTAGAGTTCCGGAAGATGTTCCAACTTCAGAAGGGGCTGAAGCTCCATAGTAATTGGGGATTAATACCTCATGAACACATGGAAGGGCGTCCTTCTGGAAGTGTTCTGCACACTTCAATGGGAATCCCAATTCTCATTCGCCGACCTAGCCTGGAGGAGTTCACCCTCTTCATGAAGAGAGGGCCAGCTATTGCATATCCTAAA GATGCCAGTGCAATGTTAACCATGATGGATGTCACTGAAGGAGATTGTGTTCTGGAATCAGGCTCCGGGTCTGGTGCTATGAGCCTCTTCCTGTCCAGGGCAG TGGGCTCTAAAGGAAGTGTTTTGAGTGTGGAGATTCGGGAGGACCATCACAGACGTGCTGTATTAAACTACCAGCGCTGGTGCTCCTCATGGATCATTCAGCGAGGGGAGGAATGGCCTGACAATGTCCATTTTTACCATGGTGACCTCATATCTGCCAGCCCTCTTCTAGCTGGACGGGGTTTTAACTCG GTTGCCCTGGATATGGTTAATCCCCATTTGGCTTTACCTGCTGTGGTTCCTCACCTCCATTCTGGATCTGTGTGTGCTGTCTATCAAGCAAA TATTACACAGGTCATTGAACTGATGGAGGGTCTGCGATGCTCTAAACTTCCTCTGGTGTGCGAACGCATTGTTGAGGTTCAGTATAGGGATTGGCTTGTTGCCCCATCACTCAAAAAAGATGGCACATTTAACAGACGAATAGCCCCTAGGGAAGATGATGATGAATATGAACCCAGTGAAGATGCTGAAG GGGATCGGACACGGACAGATCCAGTGCCGTTCGGAGATGTTCCATACATTGCACGTCCTCATCCAGAACAGACAGGCCATACAG CCTTCCTTGTAAAATTACGAAAGATCTTGAAGTAG